A region of the Herpetosiphon gulosus genome:
CGGTAATTAGGCGAATGATCGCAACCGAGTACAAGCCAAATCCACAAGCCCGAAACATGCCAATTGGAATTAACATCCAGGCTTCGCTAACCATGCCGCTACCAATAAACCCAAGCCCAAGGATTAAGGTTGAGGCGGCTAGGGTTTTAGCTGTGCCAAAACGAGCGATCACCCGATCAGCATTGAGCATCACGGGCACTTCGGTGCTAGCGATCACACATGGCAAAACCCCCAGCATGAGCGTGCTACCGCTGATCCGTTGAATTAGGTTGCCATCGAACATTGAAACCATGCTGAAGGCCGCCCCAACCAAACTAGTAATCACGACAATTGCGATGAATGCGGCATCGCGTGGCGCTTTGGCTGATTTGGTGGCAGTTTTGCGCAATTCAGGCGTATGATCAAGGCTATTAGCCACGATCGCGACCAAACCAGTCATCAACCCTGTCAAAATAAACATCGTTGGATAGCCAGTTTTGGCCCACCAAATGCCACCTAATAATGAGGTGACGGCATAGCCAACCGAACCCCAGAGCCGCAATTTGCCATAAGCCAGTTGATGACGCACGGCCATGCCTGCGATCATGCTATCGGCCAATGGCGCGATTGGTCCGCGTACCACTGCCAAAACGACCATTACTGGCAAGATTGTAAAGAAGGTTGTTGGAAATGCCAGCGCGATTTGGCTTAACCCAGTTAAGGCCAACATGCTTAGGAGTAGCTGTACATGCCAGCCACGTCGATCGGCTGTTGCGCCCACCAATGGGTTGAACAACAGCACTGCTAGTGGGCTAATTGCCCCAAACATGGCTATTTGTTGACCACTTAAGCCAAGGTTGGTGAAATATACATTAATGAATGGAATATACATCCCCACGCTTGACCAGAAACATAAATAGTACAAACTACCCCGAACCCCGGGACGTGCATTCGATCGCCAGAGCGCCAAACGGCTGCCCATACGCTGACTCCTCGTAGATTCCAACAATATGCCAACCTGTGTTATAAGACCATGCTGGGAATTTTGTGCATACAACAAAGCTGACGAGTGCTACGCCTGCCTCGCCAGCTTCATTGCTGCGGTTTTGCATCTGTAGATTGCAAAAAAACGAGCGCTTTCTGGAGCGACTCGTTTTTGCAAAGCATGGGTCTTACTTCACTTCTGTAACGATACAGCTAATTTCTGAAATTGCAAGTATGATCATATGATAACGTTCGAGTAGTCCCTCATCCCCCACGCAGGTGAGGGGATAGACAAGCAGGATTTTGCTGAGGCCGCATTGTTGATTAACGCCTAGACAGCTATGGTACAGTATGCAAGCTATCATCATACTTTCATTGCGAAAGGACATTGCTGTCATGACTGGTCTGCGTCGGCTTCTTGGTCTACTCGTTTTAGGATCGTTGGCGCTAGGCCTGCGTCAACCCACTACTCAAGCGGCTCCCAACGATAGTTTACACCTCACCTTGGGCAATCCTAGCAATGCTGTGGCTGATCCATTAGTGCCAAATAATTATTTAATTGAACGCACGCAGTATGCCTTGGCCTATCAGCGCGATGCGGGAATTCCCGCTTGGGTCAGCTGGCACTTAGAAGTACAAGATTTGGGTAGCACTTCGCGCGGCGATTTTGTAGTTGATACCAGTTTGCCCAGTGGTTGGTATCGGGTCGCGACCAGCGACTACAGCGGTAGCGGCTATGATCGTGGTCATATGACCCCATCAGGCGATCGCACGATTTCGCGGGCGGCTAACGATCAAACCTTCATCATGTCGAATATTATTCCTCAAGCACCTGATAATAACCAAGGCCCATGGGCCGATTTGGAAAACGATTGTCGCACGTGGGCACGCGCTGGCAATGAGTTATACATTATTAGTGGTGGCTATGGTACGAAAGGCACGATTGCTAGTGGTCGGGTTTCAATTCCGGCGGTAACTTGGAAGGTGATTGTGGTGCTGCCAGTGGGGACTGATGATGCTAATCGAGTGGCTGCCAATACTCGCGTGATTGGGATTTGGATGCCGAATGATCAGGGGATTCGCAATAATGCTTGGGAGCAATATCGGGTCAGCGTCGATTATATTGAAAGTATGACTGGCTATGATTTCCTCTCGAATGTGCCGACTGCGGTTCAGGCGATTGTTGAGGCGCAGGTTGATGGTTCACCAGTGGTGACCGTCACGCCTGGAACGGTTTCGCCAACTGCGACCCGCACGCCAACCGCAACGCCAACTGCGACCCGTACCGCTACCCCAACAGCGACGGCGAGCACAACCGCAACGCCAAGCAATACGCCTACCCCAAATACAACAAGCACCACAATTCCCAGCGTAACTCCTTCGATCACGGCCAGTGCTACGCCTTCAGTCAGCGCAACCGTGGTTATTCCTCAATATTATTCCTTTTTGCCCTACGTCACCCAATAACTAAAAAAATGACGCATCCTGCTAATGATACTCCTAGCAGGATGCACTGGTCGAGCGGTTCATCAGGCAGCCAATAACGCGGTTAAAGGCTGCTCGATTTCGCCTAGATTAATCCAATATAAACCAAGATTGGCCTGTGGATTCAGTAGTGTGATCAGAATATGGCTGTGAATTGGCCGAATCAAACACAAGCCTTGAGCCGTCCGAATAATGCTTTCTTCGGTTTGGCCTAGGGCGGCACTAGCAGCAACTTTATCGGCGATGCGCAGCCATGGGCCGCTAATTGACGCTAATTGCTCAGGATTAATCGCCTGGGGCAAGGTTGAGACCAGCAGATCGCCATTTGGATCGATTAATGCTGTGCCAATCAGATCGGTGCTATGACGGCCTAATTGCTCAAATAGTGCCTGCACCTCGCTTGATTGATCAAAGTGATCGGGCGTAATGTATTCTTTTTGGACAGAGTTAGCGGTGGGTAATGTGCCGCCCAAGGCGGTCATGATCCGTTGGATTGATTCTGGTTTGTTCATGTTGTAACTGTCTACTATGTGATGGCTTGAATGATCTAAGGCGTTGCGGAGATGGTCGGGTAGGTTGGATTGTTGTGATACCAGCAAAACGACTGGGCCAGTGATCCAGGGCTGGATTTGATCGGCCAATTTGAGCATGGCTGCATTATCGTTGATTGAATCGATTAACACAATACAGCTGCTTACGGTTTGGGCGAGGTCGGGTAGCACTGGGCTAGCACTCGCGGGGATGCCATACCAGACTGAACGCTGTTCGGCGTAATCTAAATGGCCTATATCCATGGCAATGCTTTGAGAGCTTGGCATGCTCGAAAGCTCAAGCTCATGGCTGCTCCAGGTATCACAAATTTGCTGAATAAACTGGGTTTTTGGTGCTGCTTCAGCGCCAACGACTAAGATTCGCTGAGTTGTCATGGCTACGATGCTCCTGTGTGATCGTTGGTGTTGAGCCTAAACTGCATGCATCTAGCGTGCAGCTAAAAATAGCGTTTGTAGACAGTCTATATCAATTTCCTAACAAAATTGCTTACGTAAGCAAACTAATCACTTACGTTTCAAAAAATCTACCCTAAGCGGTAGATTTTACCAAATATGGGTTGCACCATATAGGGGATGGCACAAAGATTATGCTTATGTTAAAGTTTC
Encoded here:
- a CDS encoding MFS transporter, with the translated sequence MGSRLALWRSNARPGVRGSLYYLCFWSSVGMYIPFINVYFTNLGLSGQQIAMFGAISPLAVLLFNPLVGATADRRGWHVQLLLSMLALTGLSQIALAFPTTFFTILPVMVVLAVVRGPIAPLADSMIAGMAVRHQLAYGKLRLWGSVGYAVTSLLGGIWWAKTGYPTMFILTGLMTGLVAIVANSLDHTPELRKTATKSAKAPRDAAFIAIVVITSLVGAAFSMVSMFDGNLIQRISGSTLMLGVLPCVIASTEVPVMLNADRVIARFGTAKTLAASTLILGLGFIGSGMVSEAWMLIPIGMFRACGFGLYSVAIIRLITERIPTTLLATAQGLISAIAGGLSPLLATQAGGYMFDISGPQLVFIAAGLCIGLATLVVWLGLKLNWFKPIAQV
- a CDS encoding DNA/RNA non-specific endonuclease; the protein is MTGLRRLLGLLVLGSLALGLRQPTTQAAPNDSLHLTLGNPSNAVADPLVPNNYLIERTQYALAYQRDAGIPAWVSWHLEVQDLGSTSRGDFVVDTSLPSGWYRVATSDYSGSGYDRGHMTPSGDRTISRAANDQTFIMSNIIPQAPDNNQGPWADLENDCRTWARAGNELYIISGGYGTKGTIASGRVSIPAVTWKVIVVLPVGTDDANRVAANTRVIGIWMPNDQGIRNNAWEQYRVSVDYIESMTGYDFLSNVPTAVQAIVEAQVDGSPVVTVTPGTVSPTATRTPTATPTATRTATPTATASTTATPSNTPTPNTTSTTIPSVTPSITASATPSVSATVVIPQYYSFLPYVTQ